In Zonotrichia leucophrys gambelii isolate GWCS_2022_RI chromosome 12, RI_Zleu_2.0, whole genome shotgun sequence, a single genomic region encodes these proteins:
- the PSMD6 gene encoding 26S proteasome non-ATPase regulatory subunit 6, with protein MPLENLEEEGLPKNPDLRIAQLRFLLSLRPRAPDPAARDELMAAVRLHNMAPYYEALCKSLEWQMDTDLLNKMKKANEEELKRLDNELEDAEKILGESEIRDAMMAKAEYLCRIGDKEGALTAFRKTYDKTVALGHRLDIVFYLLRIGLFYMDNDLITRNIEKAKSLIEEGGDWDRRNRLKVYQGLYCVAIRDFKQAAELFLDTVSTFTSYELMDYKTFVTYTVYVSMIALDRPDLREKVIKGAEILEALHSLPAVRQYLFSLYECRYAAFFQSLAVVEQEMKKDWLFAPHYRYYVREMRIHAYSQLLESYRSLTLGYMAEAFGVSVEFIDQELSRFIAAGRLHCKIDKVNEIVETNRPDSKNWQYQETIKKGDLLLNRIQKLSRVINM; from the exons ATGCCGCTGGAGAacctggaggaggaggggcTGCCCAAGAACCCCGACCTCCGCATCGCGCAGCTCCGCTTCCTGCTCAGCCTGCGGCCCCGCGCGCCCGACCCCGCCGCGCGCGACGAGCTGATGGCGGCGGTGCGGCTGCACA ACATGGCTCCATACTATGAAGCGCTGTGCAAGTCTCTGGAGTGGCAGATGGACACAGATCTGCTGAACAAAATGAAGAAAGCCAATGAGGAGGAGCTGAAACGTCTTGACAATGAATTAGAGGATGCAGAAAAGATCTTGGGGGAGAGCGAAATCCGGGATGCAATGATGGCCAAGGCTGAGTACCTGTGCAGGATTGGGGACAAG GAGGGAGCTCTGACTGCATTCCGCAAGACTTATGACAAAACTGTGGCCTTGGGACATCGCCTGGATATCGTGTTCTATCTGCTCAGGATTGGCTTGTTTTACATGGACAATGACCTCATCACTAGGAACattgaaaaggcaaaaag TCTAATAGAAGAAGGAGGAGACTGGGACAGAAGAAACCGTCTCAAGGTGTACCAGGGCCTTTACTGTGTAGCCATTCGGGACTTCaaacaagcagcagagctgttccttgATACAGTTTCCACATTTACCTCCTATGAACTGATGGATTACAAAACCTTTGTAACATACACTGTCTATGTCAGCATGATTGCCCTGGACAGGCCTGACCTGAGGGAGAAG GTGATTAAAGGAGCAGAGATCCTGGAAGCCTTGCACAGTTTGCCAGCTGTACGGCAGTACCTGTTCTCTCTCTATGAATGTCGTTATGCAGCCTTTTTCCAGTCCCTAG CTGTTGTAGAGCAGGAGATGAAGAAAGACTGGCTGTTTGCACCCCACTACCGATACTACGTGCGGGAAATGCGGATCCACGCCTACAGCCAGCTCCTCGAGTCCTACCGCTCCCTGACGCTAGGGTACATGGCAGAGGCCTTTGGAGTCAGTGTAGAATTCATAGATCA gGAGCTTTCAAGATTTATTGCAGCTGGGCGATTGCACTGCAAAATAGACAAAGTAAATGAGATTGTAGAAACAAACAG GCCTGATAGCAAGAATTGGCAGTACCAAGAAACCATCAAGAAAGGAGATTTGCTGCTAAACAGAATTCAGAAACTTTCCCGAGTAattaatatgtaa